From the genome of Mesorhizobium japonicum MAFF 303099, one region includes:
- a CDS encoding usg protein, whose amino-acid sequence MVSREFRLQMEGYGLTTAEIHYHLPDHPSLLQLYVWQEYDLAPEFPTLKGFLDYWERELEGALHSVRVAHHHLIRPSEWQAVDGIFTIQ is encoded by the coding sequence ATGGTCAGCAGGGAATTCCGGCTGCAGATGGAGGGCTACGGTCTCACAACCGCGGAGATTCACTACCACCTTCCCGATCATCCGAGCCTTTTGCAGCTCTACGTTTGGCAGGAATACGATCTCGCACCGGAATTCCCGACCCTCAAGGGGTTTCTGGATTACTGGGAGCGCGAACTGGAAGGCGCGCTGCATTCCGTGCGCGTCGCCCATCACCACTTGATCCGGCCTTCCGAATGGCAGGCGGTAGACGGCATTTTTACCATTCAATAG